A DNA window from Bdellovibrionales bacterium contains the following coding sequences:
- a CDS encoding ATP-dependent Clp protease proteolytic subunit, whose amino-acid sequence MSTLVPIVIEQTARGERSYDIYSRLLKDRIIILGSVVNDAVANNVIAQMLFLEADNPEKDIQLYINSPGGSVTAGMGIYDIMQFVKCDVATTCIGMAASMGSLLLTAGAAGKRSCLPHARVMIHQPLISGGLSGQASDIEIHARELIKTKKQLTEIYQHHTGQPYDVLDKAMDRDNFLGAEDAKKFGLVDHVVAARKQKKENKT is encoded by the coding sequence ATGAGTACATTGGTTCCAATAGTCATTGAGCAAACGGCACGTGGCGAACGCAGCTACGACATCTATTCCCGACTTCTTAAAGATCGTATTATTATCCTTGGTAGCGTGGTCAATGACGCTGTTGCCAATAATGTGATCGCCCAGATGCTATTTCTCGAGGCGGATAATCCTGAAAAAGACATTCAACTTTACATCAATTCCCCCGGCGGAAGCGTCACTGCGGGCATGGGAATTTATGACATTATGCAATTTGTAAAATGTGATGTGGCGACGACATGTATCGGTATGGCCGCAAGCATGGGATCGCTATTGTTAACTGCCGGAGCTGCAGGAAAACGTTCGTGCCTTCCGCATGCTCGCGTGATGATTCACCAGCCTTTAATCAGCGGTGGCTTGTCGGGGCAGGCCAGTGACATCGAAATTCATGCTCGCGAATTGATCAAAACCAAGAAGCAATTGACCGAAATTTATCAGCACCATACGGGTCAGCCTTACGATGTTTTAGATAAGGCCATGGATCGTGATAATTTCTTAGGCGCAGAAGATGCGAAGAAGTTTGGACTAGTGGATCA